In Pungitius pungitius chromosome 2, fPunPun2.1, whole genome shotgun sequence, a single window of DNA contains:
- the nrcama gene encoding neuronal cell adhesion molecule a isoform X5: MDRNRKRVPGFAAVLLILLSHMTSALEVPLDLPQPPTITLQSPKDYIFDPRENIVIHCEAKGKPHPSFLWTRNGTHFEVEKDSKVLMKPGSGTLVIDISGEKAEAYEGTYQCTAHNEHGTAVSNSIVIRQSRSPLWSKERNEAIAVQIGGSLVLKCRPPAGLPPPVIFWMDNNFQRLPLDQRVSQALNGDLYFSNVLPEDTRSDYICYARFPHTQTIQQKQPISVTVLDNSPDGERRPRFMMPQGTTSTKMVLRGETLELECIADGLPTPEISWQKDGGELPSSRMSFYNYKKTLKVSDVNEADGGDYRCTATNNLGTVHHIIQVTVKAAPFWVSAPRNLILAPNETGILTCRVDGKPKPLITWLVNGVSLQNAPEDHTRKVDDDTVILSNVQSGSSAVYQCNASNEFGYLMANAFVNVLAEPPRVLTPPNRVYQVITNRPALLHCASFGSPIPAITWFKDSQTSVKNGDPYVIHDNGTLEINVAQPINSGKYTCIATNNFGIKENHVYLEVKEPTRILKQPEYKVVQRGMSAVFECRVKHDPSLIPTMTWLKDNRELPDGRFEVNMESLTIKDVTEEDEGTYTCIMNTTLDQDSASAMLTVVEKPDPPTDLELTDQTERSVHLTWIPGDEHNSPTEKFLIQYEDLLHQPGVWINLTEASGTSTTAQLNLSPYVYYSFRVLAMNHVGYSQPSQPSSQYRTNPAAPDENPSDVQCLGTMPGDLAISWTPLTGFQANGPSLEYKVLWRQKDTGEDWSWQNVGNASQFVVSGGPVYVPYEVMVQALNDYGSGPEPEVVSGHSGGDLPLSAPDSVHVMVHNSTLAEVHWEPVSFPSVRGKLEGYKVYYRRESGLHETEEDAEQRELVLTFSGNRSEGRLPGLQPYSTYNLTIRVLNNKGEGPPSPSKTFTTPEGVPGPPSFLNAINPSLDTLTLQWGPPTNNNGRLAGYTLKYQPVNNTNELGPVKVMTFLANETTITLGNLNSSMLYKFYLSAKTIKGSGPIITEEAFTVMDTTRSQPTVETSKGPTEPPHPTSPITQSPHPPFHKVPPVGPAFGKVNTSMLEDGAVISWEYFGHHKNVYVEYIVENSKEDWKQELVNGSHWHMIKGLKPGTSYKVRVVARDPADPAVHSTDEVLVAVPAVANRQVDIATQGWFIGLMCAIALLILVLLIVCFIKRNKGGKYPVKEKEDAHQDPEIQPMKEDDGTFGEYRSMESDTEDHKPLKGSRTPSNGTVRRDESDDSLVDYGEGGDGQFNEDGSFIGQYSGKKEKDTHEGNESSEAPSPVNAMNSFV, from the exons ATGGACAGGAACAGGAAGCGGGTGCCTGGCTTCGCAGCCGTGCTATTGATACTCttgagtcacatgacctcgGCACTGGAGGTGCCTCTTGATC TGCCCCAACCCCCCACCATAACGCTACAGTCCCCGAAGGATTACATCTTTGATCCGCGGGAGAACATTGTCATTCACTGTGAGGCCAAGGGGAAGCCTCATCCCAG ctTTTTGTGGACGAGAAACGGGACCCACTTTGAGGTCGAGAAAGATTCCAAAGTCCTGATGAAGCCCGGTTCAGGAACTCTTGTCATTGACATCAGCGGGGAAAAGGCTGAGGCCTATGAGGGAACGTACCAGTGCACGGCCCACAATGAGCACGGCACCGCTGTATCCAACAGCATCGTCATCAGACAGTCCA GGTCCCCCTTGTGGTCGAAGGAGAGAAATGAGGCGATCGCGGTCCAAATCGGGGGGTCCCTGGTGCTGAAGTGCCGACCCCCTGCGGGGCTGCCCCCACCGGTCATCTTCTGGATGGATAACA ATTTCCAGAGGCTACCGCTGGATCAACGCGTGTCCCAGGCTCTGAATGGAGACTTGTACTTTTCCAATGTTCTTCCAGAAGACACCAGGAGCGACTACATCTGCTATGCTCGcttccctcacacacaaaccatccaGCAGAAACAGCCCATCTCAGTCACCGTGCTGGACA ATAGCCCAGATGGGGAACGTCGTCCCCGATTCATGATGCCTCAGGGCACCACCAGCACCAAGATGGTTCTGAGGGGGGAGACTCTGGAGCTGGAGTGCATTGCTGATGGCTT ACCCACTCCAGAGATCTCGTGGCAGAAGGATGGAGGGGAGCTGCCGAGCAGCAGGATGTCTTTTTATAACTATAAGAAAACGCTCAAGGTTTCTGATGTGAATGAAGCTGATGGTGGCGACTACCGCTGTACAGCCACAAACAACCTGGGCACGGTGCACCACATCATCCAGGTCACTGTCAAAG CGGCTCCTTTCTGGGTCAGCGCACCCAGGAACCTGATCCTCGCCCCGAACGAGACCGGCATCCTGACTTGTCGAGTTGATGGAAAACCCAAACCTTTGATCACCTGGTTGGTCAATGGTGTATCCCTACAGA ACGCTCCGGAGGACCACACTCGGAAGGTGGATGACGACACTGTGATTCTTAGCAACGTGCAATCCGGGTCTAGTGCTGTCTACCAGTGTAATGCATCCAATGAATTTGGTTACCTgatggcaaatgctttcgtcaACGTGCTTG CCGAGCCACCGAGGGTGCTTACTCCACCTAACAGAGTATACCAGGTCATCACCAACAGGCCTGCGTTACTTCATTGTGCCTCATTTGGCTCACCAATACCAGCTATCACATG GTTCAAAGACAGCCAGACCAGCGTCAAGAATGGTGACCCTTACGTGATCCATGACAACGGCACATTGGAGATCAATGTGGCCCAGCCAATAAACAGTGGAAAGTACACCTGCATTGCCACCAACAACTTTGGGATCAAGGAGAACCACGTGTACCTAGAAGTAAAAG AGCCCACTCGAATCCTCAAGCAGCCGGAGTACAAGGTGGTACAGAGAGGAATGAGCGCCGTGTTCGAGTGTAGAGTCAAGCACGACCCATCCCTCATCCCCACCATGACCTGGCTCAAAGACAACCGAGAGCTGCCTGACGGAAG GTTTGAGGTGAATATGGAGAGTCTGACCATCAAAGACGTGACAGAGGAAGACGAAGGCACCTACACCTGCATCATGAACACCACCCTGGACCAGGACTCGGCCAGTGCCATGCTGACCGTCGTAG AGAAACCCGACCCTCCAACTGATCTGGAACTGACTGACCAGACAGAGAGGAGCGTTCATCTCACCTGGATCCCCGGAGACGAACACAACAGTCCCACAGAGA AGTTCTTGATCCAATACGAGGATCTGCTCCACCAGCCAGGAGTTTGGATCAACCTCACGGAGGCTTCCGGTACGAGCACCACGGCGCAGTTAAACCTCTCTCCTTACGTCTACTACTCCTTCAGAGTCCTGGCCATGAATCACGTCGGCTACAGCCAGCCAAGCCAGCCCTCGAGCCAATACAGGACCAACCCTGCAG CTCCCGATGAAAATCCATCCGATGTTCAGTGTTTAGGAACAATGCCGGGCGACTTGGCCATCTCGTGGACA CCGTTGACAGGATTTCAGGCCAACGGGCCCAGTCTGGAGTACAAAGTGCTTTGGAGGCAGAAGGACACGGGTGAGGATTGGTCCTGGCAGAATGTGGGCAACGCGTCGCAGTTTGTTGTGTCCGGAGGTCCCGTTTACGTGCCCTACGAGGTCATGGTTCAAGCTCTGAATGATTACGGCAGCGGCCCCGAGCCTGAAGTAGTGAGCGGACACTCTGGAGGAGACC TGCCTTTATCTGCTCCAGATAGTGTGCACGTCATGGTTCACAACAGCACACTTGCCGAAGTGCACTGGGAGCCCGTTTCTTTCCCCTCAGTGAGAGGAAAACTAGAGGGATACAAG GTGTACTACCGACGTGAGAGTGGCTTGCACGAAACCGAGGAGGACGCAGAGCAGCGGGAACTGGTTTTGACTTTCAGTGGGAATCGTAGCGAGGGACGTCTGCCGGGCCTCCAGCCTTACAGCACCTACAACCTCACCATTAGAGTCCTTAATAACAAAGGAGAAGGACCTCCTAGTCCCAGCAAGACGTTTACGACACctgagggag TCCCGGGGCCTCCTTCTTTTCTGAATGCCATAAACCCTAGTTTAGACACTCTAACCCTGCAATGGGGCCCTCCAACGAACAACAATGGACGGCTCGCTGGGTACACACTGAAATATCAACCAG TCAACAACACTAACGAACTGGGGCCAGTCAAGGTCATGACCTTCCTCGCCAACGAGACTACCATTACCCTGGGCAACCTGAACTCCAGCATGCTTTACAAGTTTTACTTGAGCGCAAAGACAATCAAGGGCTCTGGCCCGATCATCACCGAGGAGGCCTTCACAGTCATGGACACGA CTCGTTCTCAGCCCACTGTAGAGACGAGTAAAG GCCCTACAGAGCCCCCTCACCCAACCTCCCCCATCACTCAGTCTCCGCATCCCCCGTTTCACAAGG TGCCGCCCGTAGGCCCTGCGTTTGGCAAAGTTAACACGTCCATGTTGGAGGATGGTGCAGTGATCAGTTGGGAATACTTTGGACACCATAAGAATGTATATGTGGAGTATATTGTAGAAAACA GTAAAGAGGACTGGAAACAGGAGTTGGTAAACGGTTCACACTGGCATATGATAAAAGGTTTAAAGCCGGGGACGTCCTATAAGGTGCGTGTGGTAGCTAGAGACCCGGCTGACCCGGCGGTCCACAGCACAGACGAAGTGTTGGTCGCGGTGCCAG ctgtagcCAACCGGCAGGTAGACATTGCCACCCAGGGCTGGTTTATTGGCCTGATGTGTGCCATCGCTCTCCTCATCTTGGTCCTTCTCATAGTGTGCTTTATCAAGAGGAACAAGGGGGGAAAATATCCAG tgaaagagaaagaagatgcCCATCAAGACCCAGAGATCCAGCCTATGAAGGAGGATGATGGCACATTTGGAGAGTACAG GTCTATGGAGAG TGACACAGAGGACCACAAGCCGCTCAAGGGCAGCCGGACGCCGTCCAACGGGACGGTGCGCCGCGATGAAAGCGATGACAGCCTGGTGGACTACGGGGAGGGCGGGGACGGGCAGTTCAACGAGGACGGCTCCTTCATCGGCCAGTACAGCGGCAAGAAAGAGAAGGACACCCACGAAGGCAACGAGAGTTCGGAGGCCCCGTCGCCCGTCAACGCCATGAACTCGTTTGTCTAA
- the nrcama gene encoding neuronal cell adhesion molecule a isoform X14 codes for MDRNRKRVPGFAAVLLILLSHMTSALEVPLDLPQPPTITLQSPKDYIFDPRENIVIHCEAKGKPHPSFLWTRNGTHFEVEKDSKVLMKPGSGTLVIDISGEKAEAYEGTYQCTAHNEHGTAVSNSIVIRQSRSPLWSKERNEAIAVQIGGSLVLKCRPPAGLPPPVIFWMDNNFQRLPLDQRVSQALNGDLYFSNVLPEDTRSDYICYARFPHTQTIQQKQPISVTVLDNSPDGERRPRFMMPQGTTSTKMVLRGETLELECIADGLPTPEISWQKDGGELPSSRMSFYNYKKTLKVSDVNEADGGDYRCTATNNLGTVHHIIQVTVKAAPFWVSAPRNLILAPNETGILTCRVDGKPKPLITWLVNGVSLQNAPEDHTRKVDDDTVILSNVQSGSSAVYQCNASNEFGYLMANAFVNVLAEPPRVLTPPNRVYQVITNRPALLHCASFGSPIPAITWFKDSQTSVKNGDPYVIHDNGTLEINVAQPINSGKYTCIATNNFGIKENHVYLEVKEPTRILKQPEYKVVQRGMSAVFECRVKHDPSLIPTMTWLKDNRELPDGRFEVNMESLTIKDVTEEDEGTYTCIMNTTLDQDSASAMLTVVEATPPPAIVYEKPDPPTDLELTDQTERSVHLTWIPGDEHNSPTEKFLIQYEDLLHQPGVWINLTEASGTSTTAQLNLSPYVYYSFRVLAMNHVGYSQPSQPSSQYRTNPAAPDENPSDVQCLGTMPGDLAISWTPLTGFQANGPSLEYKVLWRQKDTGEDWSWQNVGNASQFVVSGGPVYVPYEVMVQALNDYGSGPEPEVVSGHSGGDLPLSAPDSVHVMVHNSTLAEVHWEPVSFPSVRGKLEGYKVYYRRESGLHETEEDAEQRELVLTFSGNRSEGRLPGLQPYSTYNLTIRVLNNKGEGPPSPSKTFTTPEGVPGPPSFLNAINPSLDTLTLQWGPPTNNNGRLAGYTLKYQPVNNTNELGPVKVMTFLANETTITLGNLNSSMLYKFYLSAKTIKGSGPIITEEAFTVMDTTVANRQVDIATQGWFIGLMCAIALLILVLLIVCFIKRNKGGKYPVKEKEDAHQDPEIQPMKEDDGTFGEYRSMESDTEDHKPLKGSRTPSNGTVRRDESDDSLVDYGEGGDGQFNEDGSFIGQYSGKKEKDTHEGNESSEAPSPVNAMNSFV; via the exons ATGGACAGGAACAGGAAGCGGGTGCCTGGCTTCGCAGCCGTGCTATTGATACTCttgagtcacatgacctcgGCACTGGAGGTGCCTCTTGATC TGCCCCAACCCCCCACCATAACGCTACAGTCCCCGAAGGATTACATCTTTGATCCGCGGGAGAACATTGTCATTCACTGTGAGGCCAAGGGGAAGCCTCATCCCAG ctTTTTGTGGACGAGAAACGGGACCCACTTTGAGGTCGAGAAAGATTCCAAAGTCCTGATGAAGCCCGGTTCAGGAACTCTTGTCATTGACATCAGCGGGGAAAAGGCTGAGGCCTATGAGGGAACGTACCAGTGCACGGCCCACAATGAGCACGGCACCGCTGTATCCAACAGCATCGTCATCAGACAGTCCA GGTCCCCCTTGTGGTCGAAGGAGAGAAATGAGGCGATCGCGGTCCAAATCGGGGGGTCCCTGGTGCTGAAGTGCCGACCCCCTGCGGGGCTGCCCCCACCGGTCATCTTCTGGATGGATAACA ATTTCCAGAGGCTACCGCTGGATCAACGCGTGTCCCAGGCTCTGAATGGAGACTTGTACTTTTCCAATGTTCTTCCAGAAGACACCAGGAGCGACTACATCTGCTATGCTCGcttccctcacacacaaaccatccaGCAGAAACAGCCCATCTCAGTCACCGTGCTGGACA ATAGCCCAGATGGGGAACGTCGTCCCCGATTCATGATGCCTCAGGGCACCACCAGCACCAAGATGGTTCTGAGGGGGGAGACTCTGGAGCTGGAGTGCATTGCTGATGGCTT ACCCACTCCAGAGATCTCGTGGCAGAAGGATGGAGGGGAGCTGCCGAGCAGCAGGATGTCTTTTTATAACTATAAGAAAACGCTCAAGGTTTCTGATGTGAATGAAGCTGATGGTGGCGACTACCGCTGTACAGCCACAAACAACCTGGGCACGGTGCACCACATCATCCAGGTCACTGTCAAAG CGGCTCCTTTCTGGGTCAGCGCACCCAGGAACCTGATCCTCGCCCCGAACGAGACCGGCATCCTGACTTGTCGAGTTGATGGAAAACCCAAACCTTTGATCACCTGGTTGGTCAATGGTGTATCCCTACAGA ACGCTCCGGAGGACCACACTCGGAAGGTGGATGACGACACTGTGATTCTTAGCAACGTGCAATCCGGGTCTAGTGCTGTCTACCAGTGTAATGCATCCAATGAATTTGGTTACCTgatggcaaatgctttcgtcaACGTGCTTG CCGAGCCACCGAGGGTGCTTACTCCACCTAACAGAGTATACCAGGTCATCACCAACAGGCCTGCGTTACTTCATTGTGCCTCATTTGGCTCACCAATACCAGCTATCACATG GTTCAAAGACAGCCAGACCAGCGTCAAGAATGGTGACCCTTACGTGATCCATGACAACGGCACATTGGAGATCAATGTGGCCCAGCCAATAAACAGTGGAAAGTACACCTGCATTGCCACCAACAACTTTGGGATCAAGGAGAACCACGTGTACCTAGAAGTAAAAG AGCCCACTCGAATCCTCAAGCAGCCGGAGTACAAGGTGGTACAGAGAGGAATGAGCGCCGTGTTCGAGTGTAGAGTCAAGCACGACCCATCCCTCATCCCCACCATGACCTGGCTCAAAGACAACCGAGAGCTGCCTGACGGAAG GTTTGAGGTGAATATGGAGAGTCTGACCATCAAAGACGTGACAGAGGAAGACGAAGGCACCTACACCTGCATCATGAACACCACCCTGGACCAGGACTCGGCCAGTGCCATGCTGACCGTCGTAG AGGCTACTCCTCCTCCAGCTATTGTCTACG AGAAACCCGACCCTCCAACTGATCTGGAACTGACTGACCAGACAGAGAGGAGCGTTCATCTCACCTGGATCCCCGGAGACGAACACAACAGTCCCACAGAGA AGTTCTTGATCCAATACGAGGATCTGCTCCACCAGCCAGGAGTTTGGATCAACCTCACGGAGGCTTCCGGTACGAGCACCACGGCGCAGTTAAACCTCTCTCCTTACGTCTACTACTCCTTCAGAGTCCTGGCCATGAATCACGTCGGCTACAGCCAGCCAAGCCAGCCCTCGAGCCAATACAGGACCAACCCTGCAG CTCCCGATGAAAATCCATCCGATGTTCAGTGTTTAGGAACAATGCCGGGCGACTTGGCCATCTCGTGGACA CCGTTGACAGGATTTCAGGCCAACGGGCCCAGTCTGGAGTACAAAGTGCTTTGGAGGCAGAAGGACACGGGTGAGGATTGGTCCTGGCAGAATGTGGGCAACGCGTCGCAGTTTGTTGTGTCCGGAGGTCCCGTTTACGTGCCCTACGAGGTCATGGTTCAAGCTCTGAATGATTACGGCAGCGGCCCCGAGCCTGAAGTAGTGAGCGGACACTCTGGAGGAGACC TGCCTTTATCTGCTCCAGATAGTGTGCACGTCATGGTTCACAACAGCACACTTGCCGAAGTGCACTGGGAGCCCGTTTCTTTCCCCTCAGTGAGAGGAAAACTAGAGGGATACAAG GTGTACTACCGACGTGAGAGTGGCTTGCACGAAACCGAGGAGGACGCAGAGCAGCGGGAACTGGTTTTGACTTTCAGTGGGAATCGTAGCGAGGGACGTCTGCCGGGCCTCCAGCCTTACAGCACCTACAACCTCACCATTAGAGTCCTTAATAACAAAGGAGAAGGACCTCCTAGTCCCAGCAAGACGTTTACGACACctgagggag TCCCGGGGCCTCCTTCTTTTCTGAATGCCATAAACCCTAGTTTAGACACTCTAACCCTGCAATGGGGCCCTCCAACGAACAACAATGGACGGCTCGCTGGGTACACACTGAAATATCAACCAG TCAACAACACTAACGAACTGGGGCCAGTCAAGGTCATGACCTTCCTCGCCAACGAGACTACCATTACCCTGGGCAACCTGAACTCCAGCATGCTTTACAAGTTTTACTTGAGCGCAAAGACAATCAAGGGCTCTGGCCCGATCATCACCGAGGAGGCCTTCACAGTCATGGACACGA ctgtagcCAACCGGCAGGTAGACATTGCCACCCAGGGCTGGTTTATTGGCCTGATGTGTGCCATCGCTCTCCTCATCTTGGTCCTTCTCATAGTGTGCTTTATCAAGAGGAACAAGGGGGGAAAATATCCAG tgaaagagaaagaagatgcCCATCAAGACCCAGAGATCCAGCCTATGAAGGAGGATGATGGCACATTTGGAGAGTACAG GTCTATGGAGAG TGACACAGAGGACCACAAGCCGCTCAAGGGCAGCCGGACGCCGTCCAACGGGACGGTGCGCCGCGATGAAAGCGATGACAGCCTGGTGGACTACGGGGAGGGCGGGGACGGGCAGTTCAACGAGGACGGCTCCTTCATCGGCCAGTACAGCGGCAAGAAAGAGAAGGACACCCACGAAGGCAACGAGAGTTCGGAGGCCCCGTCGCCCGTCAACGCCATGAACTCGTTTGTCTAA